The Primulina tabacum isolate GXHZ01 chromosome 1, ASM2559414v2, whole genome shotgun sequence genome contains the following window.
aaaaaaatgatttaataagCAAAACAGCTAAACTAATTATGCAACAATTATTTTATAAGATATTATTAAAAACATAAAggaataaatttaattaaatgaacTCGCACAGTTCCGGTTGATTATTTTGAGAAATCGAAACCTGAGGTTGGGTTCCAAAATCAAAAAGTTATATTCCTaattagtttttaaaaaataatttattgttCTGATTCCACGCATTTCAGGATGATTATTTTTAGGAACCAAAACCAAACATCAAAAGCTATTTTGGTTTCAGATTTTGAAACTGTGGTTGGGTGTAGTCCCATGGGGCTGGCTGTTGGCACTTACGTCCTGAACTTGGTTTGTGCTATCTACCCCTAATGTAAACCGTGTAACACAGTAGGAAACATCGTTCAATAACATCCAATTTAACAAGTTAAATTGTAAAGAACAACGAATCAATAACTCACATGTTTACATAACCGACTAATGGATGAATAAGATAAATAAGATAAAACATTTGGCTTCATGATCATCCACGAATCCCAAAAGCAATGGTTCACATTTCATAAACAAGACCAGATGTAGATGCAGCCGTCTTTCGGCAACTAATAAGGCCTGTACCTGTAATCTGGGCGTGATGGTCTACCACCACCCATACTGCCACCCGCTCCATAACCCCACTATCAAACAAACATACACAACATAGAAAGGATCGAGTGTTAGCACAATGGTGAGAATATTATAACGAAAATTCGATTCCAGGACCAACTGTACTCACATCGTCGAAATCCAGGCTGCCATACATTCTGCCATAACTGCTACGCATATGTCCACCATACCCTGGTCCACCATAGCCATATGGCTCGGGAGGATTACTCACCATGAAATTACTACTGGGGCTAGGATCATCAATTGGTGTAGCAGAATCAATTGCAACCTGCAATGCATCGGATTAAAACCTCTATATTACTAATACTCGTACTATTTCTCATTTACAATTACCATGCATGTTGAAGACCAAACAAATACAAGGAATGTTACATCAAAGATCTGTAAATAGAAATGGGCATTTCACCACCAAAGAGATAAGATCCACAAATGCAAGaattatatacatacatacatatatatatatatatatatatatatagtgaaaCTCTACAAAAAATAATGCATCAAAATGAATTTTTGCTGGGGTATTTAATTTGTGAAGATCTTCTGAGGCTGCCATTGGCAGGAAAGCTCTGGTAACTGATGGAAGTGAAAAACACATTCTGACGTCTGTCAGATAACAAAGTGATCACTTTTCTGTTTGTCTTGCCGGATAAATCAGTCCTAAGTTTTAGGTACTTTCTCACAAGTGACGGGTGAAACTGAACCCGCTAGACCGGTACATCAAGCATTGCCCGAGGTGTTCGAGATTTTACATTGCAGAAAACTTAAGGAAAATTACGAATCACGATGTTTTGAAACCTAAATCTTTAAAATCGGGAGCATAAAACATCTGTAAAAATCATAACTTCCTGGACAGAGTAACACCTGGTGCCCACATATTTCATGAGATCTTCTAGCTACGCGGTCTGCAACACCATCATCAGCAAAAGTGACAAAACCAAATCCTCGATGACCAGTCCTCTTGGGGTCCTATGCAAAGTACGACAATTCACATAATGAAGCGACAATTCACACAATTATTTAAACAAGTACAGATAAAATATGAACTATCGCATCTATTTCTTACCTTTGGAACATAAACATCTAAAATACGACCAAATCTGCCAAAATACTGACGAAGATCTTCTGCACTTGCCTCCTGAGGAAGCCTGCCAACAAAAACCTTTTTGCCCATCCCACGAGGTGGCTCCCCTCCTTAATCAACAATTATACAACTGAGTGCAACACATCGTTTAAAAGATGACCAAGATTGCTTTCAGGAAGTAACTTACTTCCATAAAAAGGACCAGGATGATGATCATACAAGGTTGGAGCACCAAGCGCAGCATATCTAGTAGCAGCACTAATGTAAGCATTATAAGCTCCATATCCTCCTCCTCTTCCTCCGCCTCTTCCACCCCCACCCCCACCCCCACCCTGAGGCATTCTGCTAACAGGTCTAACATCATCCTCCTACAgtatattatcattattatcaagTGAACAAGGAGACTCTAACTATACAATGAATTTACAAATTTaactagaattttaaaaataaaattgtagctACCTTTGGAGTTGCCCTGTCCACAACTACAGTTGATCCTCCCAATTCGTGTGTGTCAGCCATCAGATCATCCACTGCATCTGTGATTATAAAAGACAGGATGGAAGGTTGGTTCTGCAGTAAAACAATAAAAAGGCAAAAAATGGCCTTGCCTGCACACCAAATGCATACTAAAAAAAGAGTCATGAACACTGCAGCAAGTAGTCACATTGAAAAGCTTAACCTTTCCGGTGTTCTAATTTCTAAAATTGGCCACAAGGATTCGAAAGAATTCCCAAAATCATGAAAATCGCCTCAGCTTAAATTTTCTTTGCAATTCGAAAGGAATATGATTATGATAGTGAATTCGTACAGTTAAGAACCACATGGACAAGCCAAATTACAATCCAGCAAGAGATGCATGGGAAGGAACACCACTAAAAGCCAATAACTTAAGAAAATAGCTAATTACAGCAAGATGAAAGGATGTGGGCATTTGACGTTTCTTGAAAAGACACAAGAAGGATATACTGGTACCATATTGCATGCATTTGAATAATTGGACATGTGCAAATAGAACCTACACCTAATAAACTTCTCACAAAGGTTTCAAAAGGTACCCATAAAAACCATACAGAAAAAAGTAAATAAGATTATAAGAACAACATTAACAATAGAATTACCAGCAATTGAAAAGGTGATGAATCCAATTCCACGATGACCTTTGGTATTTGGATCCTGAGAACAAAAATTGGATGATACGATGCTATGTTTTTCAAACTGCCATTCATAGGAAATGAGACAGAAGTATTAACCTTTGGCATGTATAAATCTGTTATGTCACCGTACTTTTCGAAATGGCTGCAAAATCATATAACATAAATCACATTTAGTCTCGTCAAGTGTAAATCCACACCCAATCCCCACTGAAAATCAACAAATTAGACAAAACAAGGAATTGGTATACGAGGTCCAAGGAACCTTCTAAATGCAGCTTCAGTCACAGATGGTAGTATCCTCGCCACAAAAATCCTGGTCACTTTCTTTGATGGTGCTCTCATCTCCTCCTGCGAACAGCACATAGAAGATTCAAATAGAACATCAGGGTTATTACCAGCcaccaacaaaaaaaaatggatTATGGACAGGTTCAGGACTTTGAAATGGATATTGTGGAACAGCTGAATGATTTAAGAAGGTAACCTTAGGTGTGGCTATTTTGACTTCCAGAACCCTATTGCCAAGGAAGTGCTCGCTAGTTAATGCAGCCTGTAGCATGCGCACACAGAAAATATGTTGTCACAATACTGCTTGAAATTCTGCTCTCATGCACACATAGAAACCACAATGGACAGTTGAATGAACATTGGAATTCAAACCATGCGGAATAACATAAAAGGGTTACAATCATGTGTCAAAGCAGTGCATTGCATACATTGGCATCCTCAATAGCAGCAAATGTTACATATCCAAAGCCGCGCGAACGGCCTGTGGACCGCTCCTGAAATCATTACATCAAAAAAGATAAGGGATGTCTTTAATTATTGAACCCAACAATATCATAACTGTAAGAACTGAGAAAGTATAATTACGTTCTCAATGCCGCACATACGAAAAATATGAAGACACATCATAAAAAAATTGATCACCGtccaaaaatcaaataaaacagTTCCAGGTATacaaaattaatgagaaatcaacAGAAAAAAACAGAAATTTCCCACGATAAAGCGTTCGTGGGGGAGACAATTTATCAATTCCCTCCTACTCGAAGTCCAAAAACGAAACAATCttatgaaaatataaaaaacatTAAGCCTGTAAACTCGAGAACAATACTCAAGAGGTGTCAGACACCAAAACCAGATCTTTATAACCAAAACAGCCAAGAACTAACCTTCATCACGATACAATCTTCTAAATCCCCAAACTTGCTCATGTATTCTCTCAACCCTTCAGTATCCACATCCCAGGGAACTCCCAAAACCTAAAGAGGAAAACCAAAGCACATTCACAAAATCACAAATTCGATATGATAGGACATCGCTTTATTGGTCCCATTGACGAAAATCTGTAAACTTACGACAAGCTTCCGATCAGACATGACGATTGACGAAATAGATGTGGCCGCTCTCGAATTCCTCCCCTCTCTCTCTCAATAACCCTCAATCGCTCAAGCACTCTTCCTGCACACAACAATAATAGGCACACCTCTTTCTCACAACACACAATCAGCACAAGATACCAAATCAAACTCACCATATTTTTCCGATCCTTGATATTGAAGACAGATAAAATGCCTAAAGAAAAAACAGAATTCATAAAGGAATGACTCTGAATAGCTTCCGGGCTCTCATCACTAACCTTTCGATTCGATTGGGAATCAAAACCCTAAAGTCGCTCGCTCGCGCTCCCCCTCTCAATCGCTCGCCGCGCAGCCTTCCGCGGTTATAAGCTCAACTGACTTTTGTTTTTCACGTTACATATGGCCAAAAGGAAAAATAGCGATTTATCCCGTATACTAACAcgcttttcctttttctttttttctttttttttcttttgtcaaGGAAATAGAAACAATGAAACTTAGAATTTCAGAGTAAGGTCAAGACCCATTTGACCGTACTGTCAATGGTCAACAATTGACTTTGACAAaaacattaaattttatttaagaaagaTGTCAATTTTggttaatattaaattaaaataatataacgattaagatatataatttttggaTGAATTAATTAATGGAAGCTAACATGTCGTCAAAATGAcatctttttttcttcttttatacCATGGGATAGTTACgcttagttaaacaatatttgAATTTGTGCTGCATTCCATCTTCGCATCATATGCGTTGGATTGCCTCGGCGTGCTCCACCTCAATTCCATACCAGTACCATTGTCGGCTGCCGCCTATGCATGCGGCGTATGCCACCAGGACCCTTGTTTCATCCAAGACAACCATGCACGGCGGTGCACGTTCTAGTGAATCAAAACAATATGGCTTCGGATGGTACGTAGAAGGGGCATTTGTGGTCAAGGTTGCGGTGGAGCTAAACCGAAGCATGGCGAGACGATGAAGGCACCAGGATCAAAACCACCATCTCCGGCGTGATTTTCTTCTTTACTCAATTGCTACACCCACCATCTTCGAGTCTCTGAAATTCCTGATGCAGCGAATCAGAAGAGAAAcaaaacaattaaattaaaagaaaaaataacatGAATCTGAATACTGAATGTAGTGTTGAACACAAGTAATAGACTTATGTAAATCCTAATCTGATATTATACCgagaatataattaaaaaaatacatattaatAGTCCTAATGTAATTAAGATACTAATTGTAATGCAAATACAATACTTTAACAAACATTTTTATCGTCGTTCAAATGAGAAAAAAACCACACAGAGTTTTTTTCCTAAAATTAATCATCAAAATTAGCAAAAAttaatgtttattataattttaatccGATATGTTTAGTGTTTTGCGATTTTATTCTTTTATATTGTCAAATTTAATATTAGTCCtgtatttttcaaatttctggcaattttattcaaatttctACGAGAATGCTGATGTAGCATGCACTCATTATATATGCCAATGCCACACCATTGTCACATTACAAAATAGAAAAATTATAGTTGACCGAAACTTAAATTTCACAATGTGGGGAAAACCAAAATCGCAACATATAAATACAcattatcaaaatttcaattttcccttaaaattatttcaaataaaatttgcGACTATCTCAGTTGTATTTAAGAGAATGGTTTCTACAGtggataatattttaatgattgtgatattatttttgtagtTATATCTACTTTAActattaaaattcaatgagctGAAACCatgtataattaaatttatcgataaaatcctctgttgaattttttttaatgatgcgcacgctttttaacatttttaCTTGAAATTatgtggaaaaataaaaatttcaaagttgAGACTGATAGCAAATATAATGATTATAAAGATACTTTCTTCTTGATTTTAGtcaaaactttattttaaaatatacatatatgagTTGTATCTTTTTACAAAAAGTACTTTGTTGTGTATGAGGCCTTGGATGGGTTTACTCGATCCTACTCCTGTTGGCAGTGTCCGCAAAGATCTATCCACCAATTCGGATTTTTTTgagtcaaattttttttttacatggaagtgggcccggatcactcaaCAGGGTGAAACAATCCCCTTGGATGTGCCGCGAATTTGTCCACGTAGTTCATAGACAGGGGTGGCATGTTAATGAAAAAGCAAACATTGAATTATTGCACCCTATAATAGAGCAGAGGTAATTGATTGATAATCCCCTTACCTTTTATCCTTAGGTTAGAAAGCAAGAAAACAAACTAAAGATATGAACaaatataaatgaaaattttacttTTAACTTTTAGTGAGATTTTCGAGTGTTGCGTTAGTATTCTCCCTTATAAGTGCGTTTAGACTCTGAGTAGGTCTTTTGACGgcctcacgaatctttatctgtgagacgagtcaatcctaccaatattcacaataaaaagtaatatttttagtataaaaaataatattttttcatagatgacatgACATTTCTCTTGGGTTCAATTCAGGCACAAGTTGTTGGGGTTCAATTTTGAAAGTTCAGAAGCTCCGTTAaacttgaaaattttaaataaaatggaGTTTGATAACCATGATCAAAGAACGGATTGTCTGCAATATTTGTCGGTGTAGTTGGTACTCCGACTGTATAAAACCTATCAGATGAATATTCAGTATCGAAACCACTAGATAGACCAATACTACCAAACCCAAAGAATGGACCAGTAGCATCCAACCCAACGGATGGTCAAGAAATATCAAACCCACCATGTTGTCCAGCAATATCAAACTTATCACATTACTGATGCGAATTAAGTGAAAGCGTAATAAAATTTTGTTGAGGGGATTTGCTTGTCCAGCAACAAACATTTTGTGTGTGTATGAACGGAAACCAAGCCCATGCATTGTAGGCGACATAATGTGTACAAATAATACGTTCATACCACTTCATAAAGTCATTATCGGTTTGCCATGATCTCCCATATAGTTCACCGTGCACATTCCGaattgcatttttttttatattcattACAATCTGTATTGTGATGACCTATCCTAGTGATATTTTGTAGGTCGCTGTTGTCAAGCGAATGAGTTAGAATAAATTGTATTCTGAACTTTCGTATCACCCGATTGAGGTAATACATCTACAATCTCGAAACTGGTCAAGGGTTGGACACATCACCAGATACTATTATCGTATGGATCAATAATGATTTTTACATCAATATCATTTTCGTTGTACATGATCCAGTGAAActtgaaaaagttttaaaaagttaaaaaatgtataaaataacaaattaaattaataatttcgaAAGCACATCATCCTAGTTTATACGATCAAAAGAATCTGTATAAATGTAACTAAACATAGATTTTCACCTAATACATTAAAAAAGATATGATTAcatatacaaatattttttaaaaactataATATATATCAAGAAATATTTTGGCGGTCACCAGCAGGCGCAACAAGATATACACTATGTCTGGCAagattaaaacatttaattctaGTACATAACCATATctgttaataaaaataaataaagttaaaaaaataaaccaaATGATATAATCAAGATTCAAAATACATTACATATTTGCATGATATACAAAGACCTAGCTAATTATATTACATTTTCCGTAGGATTGCACTCGATCGATATCACAAAGTAGTTGTAAAAACAGAAGCCTGACTCACCCTCCTTGATAATCTGAAAACGTTATTCCTCCGATTATCATCAACACCACACATCGACTATGTTTAATCACATCAACCTATGACGTACCTATCATTATCATAAAATATAGATTCACAATTAGCGTGTAAAGAGGCCATAGACAAATGACTGCCTTTAAAATACGATGATAGATACTCATATCCTAACAAATCGAGTCATATGTGTTGTCATTCATTCATTATATGTTAATAGTTTAGTCTAGTCACTGGCTCACCATTAATTTTAGGCTCAGATAATTGAAAGATCATGTAACATTATTTTTGCATCACCACATCTAAAGTGAAACGTATGTATCTCACGGCACCAACGTTCAACATGAATATTAATAATGTGATTATCAAAAACGCATAAGCCACATTGTAAAACACTATATAACCTCATATGATTAAATACGACAACACACGATTGCGTATATTATTGCCAAGGTATTATACACAGATAAGATTATCTGAACATTTCACTCATAGAATATTATcaacattttcaaaagaaatTGCTTATAAGATATGTATTGCTTGTAAATACATAACACTAGGATTGACCGGTCCTCTATTTATATCCATCATTAACAAATGATATAATACTAAATTtagtattaaaaaatattaaaatttatgaaaaagaataataaataataataattagtttattaaatataataataaaataataattaataaataaaatataacatttttacgcatattttttaaaaatatattcaaatatgAAGTTTGCGCAAGTGAGCAGTATATTGTTGAATGTGAATGAATGAAAGTATGAATATGAACGAAATATATAAATATCGAAAATacattataatttaaatatttgtgtGTCCACAACCAAATAATTGAACATCTAATAAATTTAACGCAAAAAATAGATTTATTGCAATATCGTACATCCCCTCCACAAATAATTTTTACACAATTAGTTTTGCAGTATCGTACACAAGTATCCTACGCAAATAATATTGTGTGGACCACCTGCAATGTCCGCTGCCAAAGACAGTGCATCCTTAGACACAAAACTGCAATTTGTGGATCCGCGTGGACCATCTGCAGTTGTGACACTGCAATTTTATTGGCATCAGACGCACAATTTTTACAACCATTGTTCCCAACAATGGCGTTTTACAGTAATTTTGCAAAATGTCTCGGCTTacggtatttttgaaaatattttttgtaaaatccAAGATTTCGGTTTTATCATAATAGTATTTGTAATTTTAGAATactaaaattttctaaaaactgAGTGGATAATTCTATCGTGTGCAATATTTTGGACTCAAAAAATTTAAGGTAATATCGTTTATATTTTCGAAATCTGAGCAGataaagatctaagatttgagATGATATTGAGATACCGAGATAAAAATCAAGCAATGGATAATGAAATCCCTAGAATTCGAATTCAATAATGTATTTAATCTAAAATTACGAAAATTTGGATGAAAGATTTAGATCACGGATAGATAtgattttcgatttaaaatttgatttgaaAGTTCAAACGCACGGATAACGCACGATCAGGATatcagccaacccctataaataggagagcCCTGTAACTCGAAATTCACACCTCTCATTCACTCCATATTTTCGAGTTCTCCCTCTCTagtattttcaagtttttgctTTCGAAGTTCTGCCGGGTTCGGAAAAGCTGCTGCAGTCCAGATTCGGGGAAGgaaattcaaaatttccagTGCAAAAAACCCTAGCATTTCACGTTTTTTTTCTTCATCACgattaaggtaagtgggcttgttttaaattgttGAATTTTCGGTGCATGTATTTTCGATTTTGTAAAAATTCGGTCGAGTACAATCCTTCTTCTACAACCTTCTTGTTACGATTTTTGGCATGAGTTATGTTTTGACACTGTGAaaattcaacttgatatgggtgggaatcccaaccatgacgtacccttacgcggtggggaacataaccgctatacggcatcgcccccttagaggagtaaaaattagggactgatatcagtaaaccttTGAAAATAGATGAATTTCAGTGTTCGGCCGATGATATGCATATGGTTGAGTCATGTTATGAAAATAtattgtgtttcgaaatttgcat
Protein-coding sequences here:
- the LOC142554668 gene encoding uncharacterized protein LOC142554668 — encoded protein: MSDRKLVVLGVPWDVDTEGLREYMSKFGDLEDCIVMKERSTGRSRGFGYVTFAAIEDANAALTSEHFLGNRVLEVKIATPKEEMRAPSKKVTRIFVARILPSVTEAAFRSHFEKYGDITDLYMPKDPNTKGHRGIGFITFSIADAVDDLMADTHELGGSTVVVDRATPKEDDVRPVSRMPQGGGGGGGGRGGGRGGGYGAYNAYISAATRYAALGAPTLYDHHPGPFYGRGEPPRGMGKKVFVGRLPQEASAEDLRQYFGRFGRILDVYVPKDPKRTGHRGFGFVTFADDGVADRVARRSHEICGHQVAIDSATPIDDPSPSSNFMVSNPPEPYGYGGPGYGGHMRSSYGRMYGSLDFDDWGYGAGGSMGGGRPSRPDYRYRPY